In Theobroma cacao cultivar B97-61/B2 chromosome 7, Criollo_cocoa_genome_V2, whole genome shotgun sequence, the genomic window TCCATAGAGTCCTTACACGCCACCACACACCACCTAGGTGTGAGTGGGCATCTTTTTCTACCCAAGAAAACTATTTCAATGCAAATCATTATCCCTTGGTGGCATGTGCAATCCACGCACTGCTTCGTAGAAGCTTTTTGTCATGTTCTTTATGTTAGTTGGTTGATCTTAGAAAAGAGAATCCATTATGGTGGTCAATGCTTCAACTGGAGTATAGGGTGTACGACATGCATTAAGTCGAAAGTGGTTTGGGCTTTTggtctgtttttttttttttttcaatttagtctcaATTTCTTTTGCAAAGTTCTCTAAACATACAAATCCAAATGATACAAATAATATACTGATGGAAAGTTTATCAAGAAAGGATATTATTAGTATAAAAtcgtaaataaaaaaacataggATAGAGAGAAAATATAATCAAAGTTTCAGAtcaaacttttaatttttttttcaatatttactCATCACATGAAGCTTAAATTGTCAAGATTTCATTAAGCACATATAAGTATCATATGATGAAAAAATCAGTGTTGAGTTTTAGGTTGTCTACCAttctatattttatttgattaggattgtTGTTTGTATACAACATTAAATAGTTGCATAGTTTTAAGCTTTTTGTTCTACATTGAGTCTTAATCACATTATACTTAgacttttatattataaaagtgGATCTCTGAGCTTTGAGAAAGGGTTTAAAATAGTGAGCAGTGCTTTGAGAACTCTAAAGAGGGAACATTTTGTAACTCTATCTTTTGCTCTAGGTGAAGCTAGAGTGGTTTGGGTTAATATTCTTGGGAGGTTATTGTAAAAGGGTGTGTAAGGGATCTTAAATTGGTTTTGGAAACTATAGAGGTCAATTTATTATactttaatttctcaataatagaaAAACGGTTTCATTCTGTAGATGTAGGTAAAAGGCCaaaccacgtaaattcttatgctttttctgtttgtttgatttctctaagttttatttttattgtttcttggacaattttcacaataaactggtatcagagcattgggtttgagaaaatcaagattcaacaaatatgtCAAGAGTTACTAGTTCTacaaatttttcaattgaaaaGTTTGATGGGAAAACTAGTTCACGTAGTGGCCGAGAAGGATGAAAGATCTCCTTGTGCAACAAAGTTTGGTGTGTCCCTTGCTAAGAAAGGAGGAAAGGTAACTAGATGACATGAAGGATGTTGAATGGGCAAAGTTGGAGCAAAGGTGTGTGAGCACTATTCGGCTTTGCATTAGAGATAACATGCTTAACTATGCTATTGATGAAGATTCTGCTCCAAGGTTGTgggcaaaattgaaaaagatttaCTTGACAAAAAATCTTTCTAATAAGTTGCAACTTAGGCGAAAGTTGTATCGCTTAAAGATAGAAGAGAATGGAGACCTCATGAAGCATATGAACGAATTCGACGGGGATCATTGATCAATTGAAGAAGGTTGATGTGAAGGTGGAGAAAGATAAAAAGGTACTGTTATTCCTAGCATGGCTCCCAAACTCCTATGAGGTATTTGTGGAATCTTTGATATGTGTGGTAGATACAATAACGTTAGAACAAGCACAAGCAACATTAATGTCTTGTGaaacttgaaagaaaaataagaaagggGATAGAGATTCAAGTAGCTTGGCATTGATAACTGAGGTTTGTAGAAGGAAGTCATTCGACATGGGATTTAAGGGTGGCAAGTCTAGATCTAGCAATGTTTAGTGCTTTCAATGCAAAAGGTATGGACATATTAAAAAGGATTGTCCTACAAAATAGGATGAAAGTAACTTGAACAAAGGTGAGTGTGCTTTTGTTGCTGAAGGTGATGATTGTGATGTCCTTGTAATATCAGAAAATATGGATACAAATTCTGATTGGTATTTAGATTTTGCTTCTGCCATTCATGTATGTTATTAAAAggattattttgatttagttcAAGCAGGAGTGTCTGAGAATTTGACTTTAGGTAACAAGTCAATAATGAAGGCCATAGGTCTTGAAATGgtgaaaatcaaaatgtttgatgAGGTTGTGCGCTCTTTAGGTGCTGTGGCCTATGTCCTAGAGATGCGTAAGAATTTAATATCATTGAGCTTGTTAGACTCCAAAGGGTGTAAATATTTTGCTTATGATGGAGTGGTAAAAGTCACACAAGGTGCCATGGTCTTGATGAGGAGAAATTTGCATAATGGTTTGTATCGTCTAGAATGTGAGGTCTCGAAGGGATGGGAACAGTGCACAAGTGATGGTGGCTACTAAAGTGAGATTTCATTTGCCGAGAAGGTGATGAAAGGTTCTCATGGCATAGACAGTGGTGAAAAGACGAAAAATCTTACTAGTAGTGAATTGGAAAGGTCATTGAGGTCCATTTTCGAAGTCAATTAATGCCATTGACTTGACGGCTACACAGTTGCATTGGccattttatgaaaatgagtgtTGGACCATGCTTGATTTAGTATGTGTAGTCGTGGTAATTTTTAAGGCCAATGGTTTGGAAAGTCTTGTACTTGGAGAGTTGTTTAATGTGTAGGAAAGTAGGTGGAGTTAGGAGGTTGCAATTAGGTGCGATTGGTGGAAGAGCCTTAAAGAGTTTGAATTCAAGTCAAAGGTGGAGAtttgttgagttttaggttgactagaattctaaatcttatttgattatgattctTATTTGTATACAACATTAAGTAGTTGAAtggttttaaacttcttattccACATCGAATCTTAATCACATTCtactttgaatttttatattataaaagtgGATTTCTAGGCTTTAGAATAGTGAGTGGTGCTTTGAAAGTTCTAGAAAGATAACACTTTGTAACTCTATCTTTTGCTCTATGTGGAGCTAGAGTAGTTTGGGTGAGCGTTCTTGGGGGGTTATTGAAAAAGGATGTGCAAGGGATCCTGGGTTGGTTTTGGGAACCATAGAAGtcaatttattgtactttaatctctcaataataaaagaacGGTTTCACTCTTTGGACATAGACAAGAGGCTGAACCACATAAATTCCTatgttttttctatttatttgatttctttgggctttttatttattattttttgggcAATTTTCACAACAATCAGACCTTAGAAACATACCTTTCTACAATTATCATTAAGATGCCTTTGCCATATAAgcttaaaaaatatgataatcaTAAACTAAGCTATAATTAATGAATCTTAGCATGTTAGTCATGTTTTTCAGAGATCATAACAAcatgaaaatccttgattcgGCTCTAATATCAATGTAAGAAAACATGCAGATTACCAAAAAATTACGAAATAATTTTTACTCCGATCATACTTATGTCAGTTTTTTGCCTTTTCAAGACTAATGCAGAGTGACTCCAAGATCTTGATTCTGGGCTTTTTACAACCCTTTTTATCTCAAAAATCTCGCAATGGAAATTATTACAAAAATGAGTAGTAACCACACTCTTCACAATACAAGAACCTTAGCTTAACAATGGAACATGGATGGTTTTTCTCTAGGGAGGAAAGTTTTCTACTCTTGTATTTTTAGAATAATCTTGATGAATTGTTGGTGTGTCATTTGGTGGAGCATCCAAGCATATTTATAAACCTTTTAAGATCGCTTAAGAACTCTCATCAAGATAATcctgaaaatatttttttacaataaataatttaacatttaattgattttagattattgTATTCATTATATTGGTTgtatttttctattaatatgaaaaaaactTACAAAATAATCGCATTGTGAAAGTAATTGAagtagttttatatatatatatatataagtgcATGTGTGTGTCtcctttttccccttttctcaAAAAGCACGTGACACAATTTTGAGTGTCACTAAGTTACACTATGCGATAAGGTTAAAATACACATCCATTATCCCAATATACACAAGGAGCTAACTTGTTCTTCCCATGATGTTCACTAATTGCCCTTTCAATAACTAATCCTAAGCAACTGCTCCTACTTGGTGTATATATAAAAGCCTTGACAATTCATCAAGGATACGTTGGAAAGTCAACATACTCCTTCTTTAAGATACTTTCTCAAACTCTCTCTTACTAAGGTCTTCCTTTGCCCCTTACTTTTTACCTAACTCTCTACCTTGGTCCATCACTTCCCTATATTCTACCTCTTACCACAACACTCAGTGCTTTACCTATATCAATCTCATTCTTCGTCGCCTCTATCACATCTCATTTTACTTGTTGCAATACTACCACTCTCCCTATCAAAGAAGATTTCCTTCTACAcgtatgtttattttttttttcatttcttcttctctttttcttattttagttaattatcATTATAATGTTAAAATTAACCAATCAAAGCTAATTTGAATTATTCTTTTCTTGAGAAACAGGAATTATATTAGCAAGAACATTATTGGGGATATTTGGCTTGATTGCACTTGTTATACACAAATTAAGGAGAAGACATTTAGCAATGGATGATATGATAGAGAACTTTCTTCAGAGTCAAAACAATCTGATGCCTATAAGGTATTCTTATTCTGAAGTAAAGAGAATGACAGGAGATTTCAAGATTAAATTAGGCCAAGGAGGATATGGCTCCGTGTTTAAAGGAAAACTTCGAAGTGGTCGAGAAGTTGCAATAAAATTGTTAAGCAAATCAAAAGCTAATGGACAAGATTTCATCAATGAAGTTGCAACTATTGGAAGGATTCATCATGTTAATGTGGTACAACTTATAGGATTTTGTGTGGAAGGATCAAAACAGGCCCTTGTGTACGATTTCATGGTAAATGGGTccttagataaaattatattttcaacaGAGAATAACACTTTAAGTTGGGAGAAAATATTTGAGATTGCCCTTGGAGTGGCACGAGGAATTGATTACTTACATAGAGGTTGTGAAAtgcaaattttacattttgatATCAAGCCACATAACGTTCTTCTAGATGAAAACTTTAGACCAAAAGTTTCAGATTTTGGCCTTGCAAAATTATATTCAGTGGATGACAATATTGTCTCTCTTACAGCAGCACGAGGGACACTAGGATATATTGCTCCTGAGTtgttttacaaaaatattGGAGGCGTCTCATATAAAGCTGATGTTTATAGTTTTGGAATGATGTTGATTGAAATGGTGGGAAGGAGGAAAAACTTGAATCCATTTGCAGAACATTCCAGTCAAATTTATTTTCCGTCGTGGATCTATGAtcaatttgatcatggagatGATATAGAGCTTGGAGATGTGACAGaaagtgaaaacaaaattgtgaaaaaaatagtaatagttGCCTTTTGGTGCATACAGACGAAGCCCACAGACCGTCCTTCGATGAGCAAAGTCTTGAAAATGCTTGAAAGTGAACTTGAGCTCCCCGAAATTCCTCCCAAGCCTTTTCTATTCTCTCAAGAAATGTCCACTAAAGATCATGCTAGTAAGAATTCGAGAGATGAGACAACTACAGATTCcgataatattgtgtaatgtAAGTTGTGCATGAATTTTAGTACTTTATCATACTACCTTTAGTGTTTTACAGATACATTTCTAATGATTTGGGCATTAGTTGTGGAAATGAACATGTGTGAGAAATAGTATTACTAAAATGTAAGACATTTAAGTTTGATATAATGGTTATTATCTCTATTTATATCATGAAAAATTTGGCATTTAGCAAtgaaaagttttttatttagtgTTACAAAAAATTGTGatgtaaatattatttgtaGTAGTTTCtctaacccttttttttttgcatattttttgCCACAAAATGGAGTTTGCAATAGTCTATCGTAGCATAAGACTTTTTATTTTGCGAAAGATTATTTTCaatactttttaaatttttattaaaaaatttagtttcCAAAATCTAGCAGTATGTATAAAACCTTTCTttattgtaaaaataattaaaattttgcaaCATTATAAAAGGTGCtgcaaaaaaattgttaataaaTGTATAATTTCGTTGAatgttaattaaaatgtttgagATTTGAATTTATTCTTCTCTTCATATATGTTcccaaaaaaaatgtaaaatgtgGACTCAATTGTGTTTTTAAGGCCATTGTAGTTGCTTTTTAGTCTTGGATTATTGTAACCTTTCTATTGTGCAGGTTTAATTCGATGAACAACAAAGACTTGTTTTCTCTGAGTTCAATTGCCAAGTTTGAACAcggattttcttctttcttgtcTGAGTGGTCGTACCTGTCTACAGAAATATAAAGAAAGATACCCACCGACTTTGGCTTTTTGGTTGTCACTCATCAATAGCTTTGGGTACAGCCTGTTTTATGCTGTTTTGCCAGTTTTGGTGGTTGACTCATGACTTTCGATATAAATGTATGGTAATGTTATTTAGCAGCCACAGAACATGGCAGCAACAGTGAAGATAAGGAACTTTCCTAGGTGCTTCTTTACTTGCCTCAATTAAATTACTCTCCCTTggctctctttttctctcccactggtgaaaattttggatGCTAAAGCGCAAAACTTTAATCATTTTGCCTCCTAGCTTTTGCTTTCTTATATGAAAAAAGAATgtaactttatttttctcttactttatacaaagaaaatatgtGGGTTCAATTCTTTTTCATACCTACCCACAAAAGTGAAATCTTTACCACCATATATATCCATGTTTATCTCTCTTTAGTTGCAATTATATTTCCCAAATTCTCCTAACAAAAATTGTATAGACCTgccaaattttataaaattctatgctaataaaatatttttaatcacacaagttaaaaaaaattaaatgcaaaTTTATTGTAGTGTGTTTTTTCCACTTTGGTCTAGACTCCAGTCAATTGAATTTTCAAAGGCAGATTTGCTTTCATTTGCACCAAGAGAATGATTAGAATGATTGCCAGagcaatgaaaataagataatCCTAGGTTTTTTTAATCTTCCTCCTTAGAATTTTTTACacatatgaaaagaaaatgtaaagtATGGAACTGATTAAGAATCCAAATCCTCTGTCGTATTCGTTGACTTTTCAAATGAAGACTTGGttttaataataaagataagAGAACATCATAGCGCTTTTTCACAAACTAATCAAGCCCTTAATCTCCTTCTCTCCCACGGAAACTGTAGGCTGCTGAGAGTAAAACTTCCATTACTTTGCCTCTtggcttttgctttttctCTACTCCTTGATGCATGCATCGCTTGAGGCAAAAACAAGCACCGTGGCTTTTGTTTCTGTGGCTCTTTGTTTCTGCTGAAACATTAACATCAATTACCCTTTCCGTTAAACTTAGATTTGATTTCCGTTGCAGCCATAGAAATAATTAGCAAAGCAATGAAGATAACATTGTGCTAAGATTTAATGTTTCTCGTTAAACTTTTTTATGTATAATCCTCCAAAGAAACATACTTTTTAATACTTacagaaaaataaatgtaaaatatgaaattgatcaattttgtttagaattattattgtatatatcttgaaattttgaaattccaaaatttataatattgttTTTGACTCATATTATACATACTATATATTATTAAGGGATTATATTAATCTCCCTACTGTGTAGATATACTTGAATGAATTACAAAGATTTATTTTCTGTCAGTTTCACTGCCAGTTGGTTGGACACATATTTTATTCATTGTTGTTTGTTTGTGTGGAAAATCACCCACGAGCACTATGGCAGGCTTTGTGTTAAATGTGTTTTACTGTTTTGGTTTTAATTAGTTGATTGACTTTTTAAACAAAGACTTGGTTAAGAATAAAACTAAGTGAACATCATAGTGCTTCTTTACTTGCCTCTGTCAAAACTAGCACCTTAATCTCCTTCTCTCCCACTGAAACTTTAGGATGCCAGGCGCCATACTTGCATTACTTATCCTCTTGGTTTTTGCTTTATATCTATTCCCCGATCCAGGCGTCGCTAGAGTCAAATACAAGCACTGTGGCTCTTCTTTCTGTGGAAACGTTAACATCACTTACCCTTTTCGATTAAAAACCCAGCCTCGTAGTTGTGGTCACGATAGTTATGAACTAGTGTGCGAGAATAACCGcaccattttccccatgaaaaATGGGAATTTCTATGTCCAAGACATCTCTTATAGTGACGAAACCATTAAACTTTTAGACGTGAGTCTTGGCAACGATAACTGCTCCATCCCTCATAGTTCCTATCCTTCGTACCCCCCTTTTTCGGAAGATAACTCTGAATTTAGCGTCATGTATCTTGTAAATTGCACGATGCGGATCAACTACTCTTCCGTTTATATCGGTGCTTTTCGTTGCACCAATGCCCCTTCCTCCTCTCAACCCCCTTACTCTTACTTTTTGGATGAAAATACAGCAAAGTCTGATTTCTATGAGTCATGCACAGTTGAAGCCCAGGTTCCAATCATGCTTGCCAACATCACCGGCCTCTCTGCTTTTGATATTTACACAAAGCTGTTAACGGGATTCCAACTCTCATGGGCCACTTCCTATTATGATTATGTTTGGCTGCGGTGGGACTCAATTGGTAACGTGTGAGGATTTTTAAGTACTCCGCAATATTTGGTGTTGTttagtttttgaaaaatattttttatttttagcaaaaataaatctgataaattaataaaaaaaatcaaaatatttagttttgaattcttttaaattacttttttaattatgtgtataaatttgcatcaaaaattttaaactcgatatttaatgtaaaacttAAAGAGAAGGatttaaaacattttcaaCAGTAAAAGTGCGCATATCATTTGCCTTATTATTGATTAATGGTTTTGATGtgcattttttaatattaattatagaTTGCGATCGTTGCTCTCGTTGTTGTTGCTTCCACTGAAGATATTTATAAGAGGCAACGTTACTTTTTTTGAAGCAGATCATATCGATGGATTTTATAAAGGTATTCTTTCGGTTCTGAgttcattaatattttgattattattgGATTTGCCTTTACTTTGATAGTAtctattttcatttgttttcgAATTGGTAATATCTTTGCAGGAATCCAGATTCTTTGTGTTGCAATAACAGGTACTAAATTCTAcacttatttatttacttttaaattctataattgttataatgtATGACATCGTAATGTAAATCTAAGATTCAAATTGACATTActgatttattattataataataaatatattaaaaaattttaattatttaaaataatttaaataagtctttctctttttattttgttcaattaaaCTCTTATACATTTATGATGAAATAAATaagcttttataattaatggttgactaacttttattaattcaaattcaacTTATCATTCTATACTCGTACTAGagcatttgacttattggttGATGCATAATCCCCCTGTCTAAAGAATAGAGTTCGAATCCCCCCTCCTcctattataaaaaaaaaaaaaacttatcatTCTATACTCACGTGATGTTAACGTGGAGGGTAAAAATGTCATGTCAGCATAACATGTTTATGTCAcgtgacataaaataataagttgtattttgattaataactgGTAGTTAACCATTAgttataatgatttatttggtttaaaataaaagtataagaacTTGATTGTACGCAATAAAAGcttaagagtttatttgaattttttaaataattcaaagaaattttg contains:
- the LOC18594371 gene encoding LEAF RUST 10 DISEASE-RESISTANCE LOCUS RECEPTOR-LIKE PROTEIN KINASE-like 2.5, which translates into the protein MPGAILALLILLVFALYLFPDPGVARVKYKHCGSSFCGNVNITYPFRLKTQPRSCGHDSYELVCENNRTIFPMKNGNFYVQDISYSDETIKLLDVSLGNDNCSIPHSSYPSYPPFSEDNSEFSVMYLVNCTMRINYSSVYIGAFRCTNAPSSSQPPYSYFLDENTAKSDFYESCTVEAQVPIMLANITGLSAFDIYTKLLTGFQLSWATSYYDYVWLRWDSIGNVLRSLLSLLLLPLKIFIRGNVTFFEADHIDGFYKGIQILCVAITGILLLRTFLGIICLIVLVRRKLKRRHLSMDDMIENFLQSQNNLMPIRYSYSEIKRMTDGFKNKLGQGGYGSVFKGKLRSGQLVAIKLLNKSKANGQDFINEVATIGRIHHVNVVRLIGFFVKGSKQALVYDFMKNGSLDKIIFSAENNTLSWQKMFEIALGVARGIEYLHRGCEMQILHSDINPHNIL
- the LOC18594368 gene encoding rust resistance kinase Lr10 yields the protein MLSTKLPLVGLLALALSLFPDFCIARGQHCGSSFCGNINISYPFRLKTQPRSCGNRKLELECDDENNRTIFPMKYGNFYVQHISYSDGTIQLLDVSLGNDNCSIPHSSYPWYTPFAKKLYLYQTTSDFSIMYLVNCTTQINDSWVYIDAFRCANTPSPRPCYLYFLDGETANSDFHESCRIEAQVPIMLANITGLSTSDIYRKLLTGFQIAWFSYDDDNWILNRLLGLAILLPYALVTYIRGNLTFFLGGSSLSRFIGAPSKGTQIICVAITGIILARTLLGIFGLIALVIHKLRRRHLAMDDMIENFLQSQNNLMPIRYSYSEVKRMTGDFKIKLGQGGYGSVFKGKLRSGREVAIKLLSKSKANGQDFINEVATIGRIHHVNVVQLIGFCVEGSKQALVYDFMVNGSLDKIIFSTENNTLSWEKIFEIALGVARGIDYLHRGCEMQILHFDIKPHNVLLDENFRPKVSDFGLAKLYSVDDNIVSLTAARGTLGYIAPELFYKNIGGVSYKADVYSFGMMLIEMVGRRKNLNPFAEHSSQIYFPSWIYDQFDHGDDIELGDVTESENKIVKKIVIVAFWCIQTKPTDRPSMSKVLKMLESELELPEIPPKPFLFSQEMSTKDHASKNSRDETTTDSDNIV